From the Triticum urartu cultivar G1812 chromosome 4, Tu2.1, whole genome shotgun sequence genome, the window TTTGTTTTCAAATTGAATGATAGTAACTCCTCTTATCATGTTGAGCATTAAGTTTGAACAATGTAAATTTGTGTTGGTGTAGTTAAAAAGCCAAGAGCTCAATGGAACCCAGCTTTGGAAAAGGGTTTGGTTGAGATACTTCAGGAGCACAACACTCCGTACCATAGGGGACAAAATGGTTGGTCAACTGAAGCGTGGAATAGGATGGCTGATTTATTTCATGAAAGATATGGCCACACTAATTTTACAAAGATACAGATTCAGGAAAAGCAAAAAGACTTGAAAGCTCAATACCGACTTATTAAGGATGCTCGCAAACAGAGCGGTGTCAGCTGGAACTATCATACACACATGATAGATGATGACGCGTATCTTTGGCAAAACTTGATGACTGTAAGTTCTAGTGTAGTGCATTTTgtctttgcaaaacttgatgacttGTATTCCATTCTTTTGTAATCAATCTTGTTTTCGAGCAATCTAAGTTTGATAAATCATTTCTTTTATATATACAGACGTGGCCAGAAATAGTTAAGTTCCAGAATAAGCCATTTCCCCTCTATGATAAGCTTGGTGATCTGTATGATGGTGAGTTACTGAGTTGAATGTATTTTCATTTCCTCTCTTTTTGTTGACCTTTATAATGAATTTTCATTACTGTGTGGCCTTTAATGATAACTTGGGTGTTTGTGCAGGGCATATAGCAGAAGGTAACTTCAATTTCACATCAACTGAGGTTACACAAGTGAGTGATGGTGATCCCAAAGTTGAAAGAGAGAAGATTGCCTTCTCTTTTGACCTGAATCAATACGATGATGATTTACACATGTATGATGATCCAAGACATGCCGCCCCAAGTGATAGTCCAAGAGATGCTGCCCCAAGTGATGGTCCCAGAGGTGCTGCCCCAAGTGATGGTTCAAGAAATGCTACACAAAGAGGTGGTGTTGCTGCTTCAAATAACAAGCATGTGAAGGAATCAAAGAAGGGTAAGAAGCGTGATGATCCTATGGTGGAAGTGATGACACAATATGTGGAGATCAAACGGAAGCAAGCGGAGGAGGAGTCTGCTCTATTGGCCGGGGCAAAAAATGCCCAAGAATTCTCCATCAGCAAGTGCATTGCTGTTTTGCACAAGGTGGAAAGCATCCACCGCAATGAAAGAGCCACTGCCTACAAAGTGTTCAAAAGTGTTGAGAACCGTGAGATCTTTCTTAATTCTGCCGCTGAAGATGAAGAAAGTGCAGCAGTGTTTCTTCGAAGCGAAATGGCAGAGTTTACTCAACGTATCTAAGGTAAGCTACCTTGTTCCTATTAGCATCTGTATATTCTGGTCACTTCAGTTTTAGACTAGTTCTACCCAATTGCCGTGTTGTCACATAAAAAGCTTGTCAATTATTTTAAAACCTTGTTGTCGTGTTGTTTTGTtattgttacggcatatctctctcaaggtagttttggtgattgatgacaacatgtttgcggactaatcttgtgcgtTGAATTATTctcagattctcccctggcacgagacgctttcttcccctcggagtgtatttcaagac encodes:
- the LOC125554833 gene encoding uncharacterized protein LOC125554833, with translation MADLFHERYGHTNFTKIQIQEKQKDLKAQYRLIKDARKQSGVSWNYHTHMIDDDAYLWQNLMTTWPEIVKFQNKPFPLYDKLGDLYDGHIAEGNFNFTSTEVTQVSDGDPKVEREKIAFSFDLNQYDDDLHMYDDPRHAAPSDSPRDAAPSDGPRGAAPSDGSRNATQRGGVAASNNKHVKESKKGKKRDDPMVEVMTQYVEIKRKQAEEESALLAGAKNAQEFSISKCIAVLHKVESIHRNERATAYKVFKSVENREIFLNSAAEDEESAAVFLRSEMAEFTQRI